The segment TTTTTGGTAATAGTGTAGAAAGTTTCCTTGCTTCAAACACAGTATTGATGAATGATGTTATAGAAGAAAGCTTAGATGATTTTTTTAAAGTTCATGGGCGGCTGACCCACCTAGAAAAAGATATTATGATTTCAATTGTAGAAGAAATGAATAAGAAATCGGTAGATTCTCTTATGTTATCTCAAGTATTAAATTTGTTAGAAGCCAGAGAAATCAAAGTAAGCACTTCTGAGTTTATTGATGCTATAGAGGCTTTGGTGCAAAGGTTTTTAATTGAGCAGAAAAAGAATAGGCAAGAGGAACTAGTGTTATGTATACAATCAGTAATTAAGAAGTATATTTGTACATACTACCTTAAAGGTAAAAGAATATATCCAATGACAAAAACTGCTTAATACTTAGTCTAGATAGAGATTAAAAGTGTGGCTTATTGCATCAACCCTAGATGTGAACATCGTCAAAATCCAGACGATGCCCAAAAGTGTCTCAATTGTGGAACAGAATTACTAATTGACCAGCGATTTCGTCTAATAAAACCATTGCGTCCTTTAGATTTTCGTCATAAGACGGAAATTTTTGAAGTAGAAGAGAATGGTAATCGCAAGGTAATGAAAGTTTTAAAATCGTCAGATTCTAAAGCAATTGAATTACTGGAGCGAGAAACACTGACCCTACAATTATTTGATCATCCAGGGATTCCTAGAGTAGTGGATGATTTATTTAGTATGACACCCAACAATAGCACTCTAAAACTGCATTGTTTAGTGATGCAGAAAATAGAGGGTCAGAATTTAGAGAAATGGATAGAAGAAAACGGAAGAATCTCTCAAGAAGTAGCAATAAACTGGCTGAAGCAGTTAGTAGAAATTATTGATGAAGTGCATAGAACAGGGTACTTTCATAGAGATATTAAACCTTCTAATATAATTGTGCAACCTAATGGACAGTTGACTCTGATTGACTTTGGTGGGGTAAGAGAAGTAACTAACACTTATCTAGCAAAAGTCAGTGGAGTTGGGGGAAATGATATAGGACTGGGTGGAAGATATGAAATTACAGTGCTTTACAGTGCTTATTACGCGCCTCTAGAGCAAATAAATGGACAAGCAGTACCACAGTCAGATTTTTATGCTTTGGGGAGAACCTTTGCATATTTGGTAACAGGGATTCCGTTAGGTAATTTGCCAACAGATCAAGAAACAACAAGGTTGATATGGCGCAAAAAAGCTCCACAGATTGAAAAGCCTTTAGCTGATTTATTGGATGATATGATGTCTCCTGCGCCTGGTAAACGTCCGGCAGCAGCAAAGTTCATCTTGCAAAGATTAGAAAATTTACCATTTAAATTAACAGTAAATAGAATAGTCCACTCTCATCCATTTAGAGTTGGATTGTTATTAACTGTCTTATTAGGAGGATTTGGGATTTATAAGGTAATTAATTTAGGTTTATCTACTTATTATTTTAGTCAAGCGTCAAGGTATGTAGAGCAGCCTAAAATAGCTAAGAAATATTATGAATTAGCAATAAAACATAATCCTGAAGATGTGGTTGCGTACAATAATTTAGCATTAGCTTGTCAGCAGATAAGAGATGATGATTGTGCAATTAAAAATTATCAGAAAACTTTGAATCTTCAAAGCAATTATTGGATAGCACATTATAATTTAGGGAATTTTTATGAACTTCAGAAAAAATACGAACTGGCAGAAGAAGAATATAAATTAGCAATTAAAGTTAGTAATAATGAAGCAATAAATGCTGTGAGTAATTTAGCCAGATTGAATAATATAAAAGGAGAATATGAGGAAGCAGTAGAACTGAGTCTCCAAGGGCTAAAAGAAACTAAAAATCCTGAGTGGCAAGCAGGGTTATATAAAAACCTGGGCTGGGCAAGATTCAAGCAAAAACGCTATAGAGAGGCTCAAGAATATTTGCAGAAATCCGTGAAATTAGATTCAGCAAGAATAGATGCTTACTGTTTATTAGGACAAACACAAGAAGCACTGAATGAAATGCAAGAAGCCAGATTATCATGGGAGCTTTGTATGCTAGGTGTTGAAGGTTCTGGATTGCCAGAAGTGATTAAATGGCGACAACAATTATTAGACAGATTGCTCAAAAATAATTGACCAAAATTGTTAGTTACCGTAAGCTATATAAGAAAGTAATCAAACATTTTTATATAACAATGCTTTCTGTAGAAATAACTAGAAAAAATAAATTTTTGTTGGGATTACAAGCAGTTACTTTTGCCTCAGTATTATGCTTTGCTTATCCTACATGGGGGCAGCAAGCTACAAAAACTAATCTAAGAAAAGATGTATGTGAACCCATAGCTAAAGTTATTAGTAAAGGGAATAGTAATTGGCCATTCCTCAAACAGCTTTGCGACAATGATGTAATTAATTCATCAAGTGTTGTTGAAGTTTTTTGTTATTTAAATGGAAGAATTTTGAATATTTCTAGTGGTGAAGTAGGAAAAGTATGTTTAATTTCTTCTGAGCAAGTTAGGGGATGCAGTTATAAAAAAATAGGGGACTGCCCAAAGATTAAGGGGCCTGATGAAGATGATGCACCAACATTAATAACTCCTCATGGAGTAGCTATTTTAAATTCACGTCCTACAATTTCGTGGATAGATAGTCCTATGGCTACGAGCTATATCGTGCAAATTGAAGGAAAAGGAGTTAATTGGTCGGTAGAAATCCAATTCTGTTTTTATTTCAGGTAAAGGTTTGAGACTCTTAGGAACGATAGGATCATTTAAGCTGGGACTGTCTTGAAAAATTCCAGCTACTAATACTTGAGATTGTTTTAAATTTAAAGGTTTAGCAAGAGAAAATTGAGAATTTAAATCTGTGGAAATACTATAAGATTGTATTAAATAGTTTTGACCATCGTATAACATACCCATAGGTAAATTCTGAAGGTATCTATCCAAGACAAATATTAACGTTCCTGAATCTGGTAGATAAGTTTGAATAGGAGCAAATATTAATTGATAAAGAGTTTGGCAGTAGCTAAGAAAATCATGACTCTGAGTATTAACGAACTGCTTTTTTTGAGTGAATTTGAGCAGATTATTAACAGCATCATCAATTAAATTAAAAGGCAACCGATGCTCATAAAGTTCTCCTAGTGATGTTCTAACAATAACTTCTAATTTATCTTGAGTTTTAATTAAGTAGATTATAGGTGGTAAATTTGCGAATTGATTACTGTCAATAAGAGAAAACATAGGGAGTTTACCACACCGGAGGAAATTTTCTAATTCAGCTACTTTTAATTTGTCATCAATTCTAATTACTTGTTCTAAATCCGGTTTTTCCTGTGAAAGAAGAAGGTCAATATATTCATGGTAAACTGGTTCTATCTTTTCTTGAAAAGCAAACTGAAAATCAGGATTAATACCGAGAATACTACCTCTTACTTGGTCAAGACTGTCAATAGCTGCGGCGTAGGCTTTGGCTGCTTGTTGTAAATTGCCATTCTGTTGATATAAACGCCCCAATTGCCATTGCCACTCATAGGCGATATCCCATGCTTGTACTGATTGTGCTAGGGCTATAGCTTGTTCAAAATAGTTTTGTGCTTGGATTAATTTACTTGATTCATTGTAGATATAACCGAGTATTCCTAAAGAGTGAGAAATTGCCCGATTATTATTTAATTTTTGAGAGCGAAGTAAGGCTTCTTGAGTAATTGAAAAAGCGATAGATAATATATGGTTGTCAATTAACTTAACGTCATGAATAATTTTAACAAGCTGATGAGAGAAATTAAGTTGAGAGTAAATATAATCAATTGTCGGGATATTTTCAAAAAAATTAAGTTGATTTAATATTTGTTTGATTAAGTGAGCTACTTCGTGTTCTAAATTAGAAGTGATTGGAGATAAGTCAGGTAAAGATTTTAGCTCTGTTAAAATTTTTAATTGATTTAAACTAGCCTGTAGTGCAGATTTATCTTGGTTATCACTGAGTTGCTGATAGGTTGTGAAAGCGGAATAAATCTTAGATTGAGCTAAGGTAAGGGCTTTTTGTTTAGCTACAGGCTCATCAATTAAAAAATATTGATTTTTGGCTTGTTTGTAAAGCGTAAATTCTGTATTGGCTATACTGAGTAATAATTCATGAGAAAATGTAGAATCTTCTGCCAAAAATTGACTCATGCTGAAAGCTTTTTGTAAAACAATAGCAGAGGAATCAACTTCGCCCATGAGCCGGAGTACAGTCCCTAAATTATATAGTCCAATGATTTGAATTTTCTGTATTGGTTGTTTTTCTAAAGCCTGATTTAATTGTGCAAAATTTTGTATGTTATTTTCTTGTGTAAGGCTTGGACAAATCGAGTATTCTAGTTTCAAGGCTTGCTGGAGAGTTTGACAAGCGTTAAGGTAAGAACCTAAAGCTTGAAATGCCAAACTCTGGTTAATTAAACTACCAATCATACCCTGTTGATTTTTTAAGTTTTGATAAGCTGTATAAGCTAATTGCCAGGTTTGTAGTGCCGATTTAGCTTGCCCTTTTTGTAACTGTAAAAATCCTTGTTGGGTGAGAGTTTGTGCAGTTTGTTCTAAACTTGGTTTGGCGGCTAGTAACATTCCTTGATTGAACGCTAATAAGAGTGTTAAAGCCAGTGCTAAAAAAATATATTTTACTTTTCTTAAAAAAGTTGGTAATTGAGAGAAAAATAAATTCCGTTTTCTTGCCATGTTTTGAAATTAGAGTTTGAGTCATTTAAAGGGATACCCCAATCTAATCGGGCATTAAAGCGGGAGCTACTGTATTCAATGCCTAAGCCGACAGAGGTTAATGAACCAGAAGTGCTGGAAATATCAGAAGTGGAATTGTTCCATGTTGTACCGAAATCAATAAAAGGGATAATTTGTAATTCTTGGGAAGCATTTTTCCAGGTGGGGATACGCAGTTCGGTAGAAAGTAAAAATCCATTGTCGGAGATGAAAGTATCTTGCCGATAACCACGTACAGTATTAGACATCTCCGAAAACAGTCAAAGCCTTTGTTTGGCTAGGCTGTAGCCACTAAATGCAATCATCTTAAATTAGCTATTCTGTACGATGAAATAAGACTTTGAGATATTTGCTGTTGATAATTAGGCAAAAATATCTAGTTATATGCGATAATTTTAACCTGATGATATAGCTGATATTTCTAATGGTAATATTAGCCCTCGAATCCGTAACCTTACTAGCCCACAAATCGTCAAAATTACTTGCTTATATTTGCGGGTATTTAACCTAAATCTCTCTTGGACAACTCGAAAGATTTTGACTGACCGTATTCGATGTTCAACAAAGATTCGTTTAGATGAAAATATTTTGTTCTGTTCTTTCTGTTCAGTTGTTAGTTCTTGATTTCTTGGTTTCTTAATTGGAGTTGTAATTAAATCTTCTCCAAGATATGCCTTATCTCCTTTAAATCTTTGTTTGGCATCAAACTCTGAACGATATTCTCGGAACAAAGTTATATCGCTTTTTGGACCAGGTTCACCTGCCACAACATCAACGATATCACTAGCATCAGGTAAAATAATCATTTGAGTTTTAAATGTATGATTACTCTTCTTACCTGAAAAATATTTCTTTTGTTCATCATTGTCTCTAGGTCTTTCTCTGACTTGTTCATAGCTATCTACTATTAATTCATATTCTGTGAGCATTTCTTTTACTACTTCATAGTCAGAAGCGTTTTTTTTTACTTGTTCAAGCAAACTTGATGGCAGTAATTCTCGCAAGTTAGGCAACCAATAGTTAAACGTATCGTTGGCTGTAGACTCACTTACTTCAAACTGAATACCTAGAAGTTGAAAGGTTGTCAGATGTCGGAGATACACTAAAGTTAAAATGATTTGTTCAGAAATAGATAATTTTGGTTTCCGACCTCCTCCACCAGCAATAATTCTCACTTTCTTAGATTCCAGTAAAGCTTTTTTTTCATGATATAATCTTTCCCCATTTATGATTAATTGTTGTAACTGTTCATATTCCAGACCTATTAACCTTTGGGTTTGTTTAGGATTCTCTTCAATGTAATTCAGTATATTGCTCATGCTTCTGTGTCAAAATAACGCTTTAATGTTCTTTTATCACAGAATAATACTATTTTGGAGATGTCTATTGATTCCACCAAGACTAAATTGTTCAAGTGAAGGTAAAGGCCTATCTGCCAATTGGAGACGAGTTCTCATAAGCAAAGAAGTATCACCTAAGCGTCTAAGCCATGTTCCTTCACCAAACCAACTGAAAAAACGTCCATCAGGTGCATTGGTGTTAATAGTGGAATCGAAAGCATCAAGTCCCCAGCTAAACTGAGAGCGGACAAATAAAGATGACAATGTGCTACGATTTGTCCAGTCTTGAGAAAACCTAACAGCAGAAACCCGTGTGCGACCATTGGGGTCTGCTCCCGCAGATATAGGAAAGGGAGTATTTTGCAAAGATGATTCATTTTCTAGTCTGCTAGCTGTCAATCCAAGAGCAAATTCTTGGGCGGAGGTGGCTGAAGCTTGACGGAGTAAAGGTTGTCTGTAGGTTAGTTCGTACAGGCGGGCATCAGAAACAATGTCTAAGGTGGTAAAAGGTTCTTCAATTATATTGTTAGAAATATTGGCATAGGAAAAGCCGATTGTGCCGTTTTGGTGATTCAAGGGAAGAGAGTAACTAGCGGTTAGAGCATTGCTGCCATCTGTATTCCTGTATCCGACGCTGAGAGTATCGCCTAGTCCGAGTAAGTTAGTTTGGGATAGCTCTAATCTACGCTGGAAGCTTCCAGTAGC is part of the Nostoc sp. UHCC 0870 genome and harbors:
- a CDS encoding BamA/TamA family outer membrane protein → MSNTVRGYRQDTFISDNGFLLSTELRIPTWKNASQELQIIPFIDFGTTWNNSTSDISSTSGSLTSVGLGIEYSSSRFNARLDWGIPLNDSNSNFKTWQENGIYFSLNYQLF
- a CDS encoding transposase; this encodes MSNILNYIEENPKQTQRLIGLEYEQLQQLIINGERLYHEKKALLESKKVRIIAGGGGRKPKLSISEQIILTLVYLRHLTTFQLLGIQFEVSESTANDTFNYWLPNLRELLPSSLLEQVKKNASDYEVVKEMLTEYELIVDSYEQVRERPRDNDEQKKYFSGKKSNHTFKTQMIILPDASDIVDVVAGEPGPKSDITLFREYRSEFDAKQRFKGDKAYLGEDLITTPIKKPRNQELTTEQKEQNKIFSSKRIFVEHRIRSVKIFRVVQERFRLNTRKYKQVILTICGLVRLRIRGLILPLEISAISSG
- a CDS encoding serine/threonine-protein kinase, which gives rise to MAYCINPRCEHRQNPDDAQKCLNCGTELLIDQRFRLIKPLRPLDFRHKTEIFEVEENGNRKVMKVLKSSDSKAIELLERETLTLQLFDHPGIPRVVDDLFSMTPNNSTLKLHCLVMQKIEGQNLEKWIEENGRISQEVAINWLKQLVEIIDEVHRTGYFHRDIKPSNIIVQPNGQLTLIDFGGVREVTNTYLAKVSGVGGNDIGLGGRYEITVLYSAYYAPLEQINGQAVPQSDFYALGRTFAYLVTGIPLGNLPTDQETTRLIWRKKAPQIEKPLADLLDDMMSPAPGKRPAAAKFILQRLENLPFKLTVNRIVHSHPFRVGLLLTVLLGGFGIYKVINLGLSTYYFSQASRYVEQPKIAKKYYELAIKHNPEDVVAYNNLALACQQIRDDDCAIKNYQKTLNLQSNYWIAHYNLGNFYELQKKYELAEEEYKLAIKVSNNEAINAVSNLARLNNIKGEYEEAVELSLQGLKETKNPEWQAGLYKNLGWARFKQKRYREAQEYLQKSVKLDSARIDAYCLLGQTQEALNEMQEARLSWELCMLGVEGSGLPEVIKWRQQLLDRLLKNN
- a CDS encoding CHAT domain-containing protein, whose amino-acid sequence is MARKRNLFFSQLPTFLRKVKYIFLALALTLLLAFNQGMLLAAKPSLEQTAQTLTQQGFLQLQKGQAKSALQTWQLAYTAYQNLKNQQGMIGSLINQSLAFQALGSYLNACQTLQQALKLEYSICPSLTQENNIQNFAQLNQALEKQPIQKIQIIGLYNLGTVLRLMGEVDSSAIVLQKAFSMSQFLAEDSTFSHELLLSIANTEFTLYKQAKNQYFLIDEPVAKQKALTLAQSKIYSAFTTYQQLSDNQDKSALQASLNQLKILTELKSLPDLSPITSNLEHEVAHLIKQILNQLNFFENIPTIDYIYSQLNFSHQLVKIIHDVKLIDNHILSIAFSITQEALLRSQKLNNNRAISHSLGILGYIYNESSKLIQAQNYFEQAIALAQSVQAWDIAYEWQWQLGRLYQQNGNLQQAAKAYAAAIDSLDQVRGSILGINPDFQFAFQEKIEPVYHEYIDLLLSQEKPDLEQVIRIDDKLKVAELENFLRCGKLPMFSLIDSNQFANLPPIIYLIKTQDKLEVIVRTSLGELYEHRLPFNLIDDAVNNLLKFTQKKQFVNTQSHDFLSYCQTLYQLIFAPIQTYLPDSGTLIFVLDRYLQNLPMGMLYDGQNYLIQSYSISTDLNSQFSLAKPLNLKQSQVLVAGIFQDSPSLNDPIVPKSLKPLPEIKTELDFYRPINSFSFNLHDIARSHRTIYPRNCRT